Proteins encoded by one window of Pecten maximus chromosome 15, xPecMax1.1, whole genome shotgun sequence:
- the LOC117343361 gene encoding uncharacterized protein K02A2.6-like, whose protein sequence is MANTGNSAPIVVQVPSNLPVPAALELRGNLCSNWKKFRRIWDNYEIASSLINKTKELRTATLLTCIGPDALQIYDGLTFDNSSDKTDITKVLEKFERFCIGQTNETYERYLFNNRAQDQGETIDAYVAALRSLAKTCNYGTLEESLIRDRIVMGVRENATRKKLLQDQSLTLKKCIDICRSFEKSFQHMKDITSEEVKACGKKESNHSQSQEKTRNSAGTHKRQSQKSMISCDACGFRHDEERCPAWGKVCAACGKLNHFAKKCRSKPRQGYGNQNRRNRPKVYQLEEVNESSDEEFIFTVHKKDVNSIKHVGQPNKIHTIIDINGVLVECQLDSGSTVNVLPKSKYLQVFDDPQLEKLSETDMTLVMFNQSEMTPVGVRRVQVRNPKNRKKYSVEFVVVDQTVKPILGARVIQAMNLITVNKHNLYPKAEAPKEEVLQASTTDNTMFEGLGKLAGKLHLEVDPTVPPTKIPVRRIPVSLKDRVQDELMRLTNLGVITPVTTPTDWISSIVVVKKHNGNLRLCIDPKPLNKALKRNNYAMPTIEDILPELNKARLFSVVDAKDGFWYIELDEESSYLTTFGTPWGRYRC, encoded by the coding sequence ATGGCCAACACTGGCAATAGCGCGCCCATTGTAGTTCAAGTACCTTCAAACCTCCCTGTACCAGCGGCATTGGAGTTGCGAGGCAATCTTTGCTCGAACTGGAAGAAATTCCGCCGAATTTGGGACAATTACGAAATTGCAAGTAGTCTAATCAATAAAACCAAGGAGCTGAGAACAGCTACGTTACTAACGTGCATAGGGCCCGACGCGTTACAAATATACGATGGTCTTACGTTCGACAACAGCAGTGATAAGACTGACATAACCAAAGTGCTAGAGAAATTTGAAAGATTTTGCATAGGGCAAACAAATGAAACATATGAGCGGTATCTGTTCAACAACAGAGCACAGGACCAAGGGGAGACAATCGACGCATACGTAGCGGCATTAAGGTCACTAGCAAAAACATGCAATTACGGTACATTAGAAGAGAGTCTTATTAGGGATAGAATAGTCATGGGTGTCCGAGAAAACGCGACAAGAAAGAAACTGCTGCAAGATCAGTCTCTGACATTAAAAAAATGCATAGACATCTGTCGGTCTTTTGAGAAATCATTTCAACATATGAAAGACATAACTAGTGAGGAAGTTAAGGCATGTGGAAAGAAAGAAAGCAACCACTCTCAGTCACAGGAAAAAACACGGAACAGTGCAGGAACACACAAGAGACAGTCCCAGAAATCCATGATAAGCTGTGATGCATGTGGTTTCCGTCATGATGAGGAGCGATGTCCAGCATGGGGAAAAGTATGTGCAGCTTGCGGGAAATTGAATCACTTCGCaaaaaaatgtaggtcaaaaCCTCGCCAAGGGTATGGGAATCAGAATAGGAGGAACAGACCAAAGGTATATCAGCTGGAGGAAGTGAATGAAAGCTCAGATGAAGAGTTTATATTTACGGTGCATAAGAAGGATGTAAACTCAATAAAACACGTTGGTCAGCCTAATAAGATTCACACTATCATTGACATAAATGGGGTGTTGGTAGAATGCCAGCTGGACAGTGGATCAACCGTCAATGTGTTGCCTAAATCAAAGTATTTACAAGTGTTTGATGACCCTCAATTGGAAAAGTTGTCAGAGACGGACATGACCCTAGTGATGTTCAATCAATCAGAGATGACACCAGTTGGAGTCAGACGAGTGCAGGTCCGTAACCCGAAAAACCGGAAAAAATATTCAGTGGAATTTGTAGTTGTCGACCAAACAGTAAAGCCTATCCTAGGAGCACGTGTGATACAGGCCATGAATCTGATTACTGTGAATAAACATAACTTATATCCGAAAGCTGAGGCTCCGAAGGAGGAAGTCCTACAGGCATCAACAACCGACAACACCATGTTTGAAGGACTTGGGAAGTTAGCAGGCAAACTCCACCTCGAGGTAGACCCCACTGTGCCACCTACCAAAATACCAGTGAGACGAATACCAGTGTCATTGAAAGATAGGGTCCAGGACGAACTGATGCGACTAACAAACCTTGGTGTGATAACACCAGTTACCACCCCAACAGACTGGATTTCATCGATTGTGGTGGTTAAGAAGCACAATGGGAACTTGAGACTCTGTATTGATCCCAAACCGCTAAACAAAGCACTCAAGAGGAATAATTATGCGATGCCGACAATTGAGGACATTCTTCCAGAGCTAAACAAAGCACGACTGTTCTCAGTAGTGGATGCCAAGGACGGGTTCTGGTATATTGAGTTGGATGAGGAAAGCAGTTATTTGACGACATTTGGCACGCCATGGGGCCGTTATCGGTGTTAA
- the LOC117343362 gene encoding uncharacterized protein K02A2.6-like, with protein MPFGISPAPEEFQRRLDEALEGLEGTKAIHDDIVVFGCGDTDAEARQDHDRKLHALFDRCREKNIKLNKEKLKLCLSSVTYLGHVISERGLEMDPAKVKAITEMPTPKDKAGIQRLLGMINFVQKFAPRLSELTSPLRDLLKKDSEFVWDEAVHGQAFSEIKATLSDTPVLRYFDPKKQTILQCDASEYGLGACLLQEGHPVGYASRALTATECNYAQIEKELLAVVFGMTKFEQYTYGNKVIVESDHKPLEIIHKKNLFSTPKRLQRMLLSLQRFDYTIIYKKGTHMYMADTLSRAFLPSTDEERRNISHNIEVEQVNGVKHLAVSPETLCRLQRATKTDTNLAELMCVIRRGWPDSMEQLSLEVKKYFPFREELTIQNGLVFKNDRVIVPFSERQNMIERAHSSHIGLQGCLRRAKESLYWPNLYSDFEKHIQACKTCNTYSAENSREPMIPHETPNRPWEKVGVDLFHTAGKDYLLTVDYYSDFVEIDRLHDKKGNEVIRKLNSHFSRYGLPCIVMSDNGPPFNGKQFSDFSKEYEFQHITSSPRYPQSNGKVENAVRTVKRILEKSRKDRRDPYLAILDWRNTPGEIVKSSPVQRLYGRRTRTLLPLTTPLLEPSTIPTSETRKDINQRKGKEQHYYNRGTKALAELMPGETVRMKPTEPGKEWTKARVKGKVNIRSYKVQTEEGSTYRRNRRHLHKTPEVFTEDDGQLNATPEGDVPDTPNVNEDQAPPTTDHEEPHAEVTLRRSNREVNRPNYLNDYVCILNRDRKQQ; from the coding sequence ATGCCTTTTGGTATCTCCCCAGCGCCAGAAGAGTTTCAACGTAGGCTGGATGAAGCACTGGAGGGTCTAGAGGGAACCAAGGCAATACATGATGACATCGTTGTGTTTGGATGCGGTGACACTGACGCAGAGGCAAGGCAAGATCATGACCGGAAACTCCATGCTTTGTTCGACAGATGCCGCGAGAAGAATATCAAACTGAACAAGGAAAAATTAAAGCTTTGTCTAAGTTCTGTCACATACTTGGGCCACGTAATCTCAGAAAGAGGTTTAGAAATGGATCCGGCGAAGGTCAAGGCCATCACTGAGATGCCCACTCCCAAGGACAAGGCAGGCATACAACGTCTACTGGGAATGATCAATTTTGTGCAAAAATTCGCACCACGGCTGTCTGAGCTGACTTCTCCTTTACGCGACCTTTTGAAAAAGGACTCTGAGTTTGTTTGGGATGAGGCTGTACATGGCCAAGCATTTAGTGAGATAAAGGCAACACTATCCGACACTCCGGTGTTGAGGTATTTTGACCCAAAGAAACAGACAATATTACAGTGTGATGCATCGGAGTACGGGCTAGGAGCCTGCCTCCTCCAAGAAGGACACCCAGTGGGGTATGCGTCAAGAGCGCTTACGGCTACCGAGTGCAACTACGCCCAGATCGAGAAGGAGCTGCTAGCTGTGGTTTTTGGAATGACAAAGTTTGAGCAGTACACATATGGAAACAAAGTGATTGTCGAGTCTGATCACAAACCTTTGGAGATTATCCACAAGAAGAACTTGTTCAGCACTCCAAAGCGATTACAACGGATGCTACTCAGTCTACAGCGGTTTGACTATACAATTATCTACAAAAAAggcacacacatgtacatggcTGATACATTGAGCAGGGCATTTTTGCCGTCAACTGATGAAGAAAGGCGAAATATTAGTCACAACATAGAAGTGGAACAGGTAAATGGTGTAAAGCATCTGGCAGTATCACCCGAGACTTTGTGTAGGTTACAACGAGCCACCAAAACTGATACCAATCTTGCAGAGCTAATGTGTGTCATTCGCAGGGGCTGGCCGGACAGCATGGAACAACTTTCTCTAGAAGTAAAAAAATACTTCCCATTTCGAGAGGAGCTAACGATCCAGAACGGGTTGGTCTTCAAGAACGACCGTGTCATAGTTCCATTCTCGGAGCGCCAAAACATGATAGAAAGGGCGCATTCCAGTCATATCGGCCTTCAGGGATGCTTGCGAAGAGCGAAGGAGTCGTTATATTGGCCAAACCTGTATTCAGATTTTGAAAAACATATTCAGGCATGCAAGACTTGCAATACTTACTCAGCTGAAAATAGCCGAGAGCCCATGATACCACACGAAACCCCGAATCGGCCATGGGAGAAAGTAGGTGTGGATTTGTTCCATACAGCTGGAAAAGATTACCTTCTCACTGTGGACTACTATTCTGATTTTGTTGAGATTGACCGCCTCCATGACAAGAAGGGCAACGAGGTCATCAGAAAGTTAAACTCTCATTTCTCGCGGTATGGGTTACCATGCATAGTAATGTCTGACAATGGTCCACCATTCAACGGAAAACAATTCTCAGATTTTTCGAAAGAATATGAATTCCAACACATCACTAGTTCACCAAGATATCCACAGTCCAATGGTAAGGTGGAAAATGCGGTGAGAACTGTAAAGCGAATTCTGGAAAAATCAAGGAAGGATCGACGGGACCCTTATCTTGCTATTTTGGATTGGCGGAACACGCCAGGAGAGATAGTGAAGTCATCCCCAGTGCAAAGACTGTACGGTAGAAGGACTAGGACTTTGCTTCCATTAACAACGCCATTATTGGAGCCAAGCACGATTCCTACGTCGGAGACAAGGAAAGACATAAACCAAAGAAAAGGAAAAGAACAACATTACTACAATCGCGGCACTAAGGCGTTAGCTGAACTAATGCCTGGAGAAACGGTCAGAATGAAACCGACAGAACCAGGGAAGGAATGGACTAAAGCCCGTGTAAAGGGAAAAGTCAACATTCGATCATACAAGGTTCAAACTGAAGAGGGTTCGACTTATCGGAGAAACAGGCGTCATCTCCATAAGACTCCTGAAGTTTTCACAGAGGATGATGGTCAGTTAAATGCGACACCAGAAGGAGATGTTCCAGACACACCGAATGTCAACGAGGACCAGGCACCTCCCACTACTGACCATGAGGAGCCACATGCAGAGGTCACGCTCAGGAGGTCCAATCGTGAAGTAAACAGACCGAATTACCTGAATGACTACGTGTGCATCTTGAATCGCGACCGAAAACAACAGTGA